The nucleotide window GGGGGAACATCTCTGTATCCACTGTatccatgccgtgcataattttataaacttctttaTCATGTCGCCTGTTACtgttcttttctctaaactaaaaagtctcaTGCTGTAGAGTGATTCAGCctgcatagaaacataggaagctgcctttcattgagtcagaccattgatccatctagctgggTGCTCTCTACACTGGCTGTCCAGGGTGTCAAAGAGGGGACatgcccagtcctacctggaggtgtcaaggattgaacctgagatattCTGCATGCtcagcagatgctgtaccatttTGTTACAGTACTAGGCTTGTGTGCTAGACAGTAAAAACTATGTTCCGTCATGTGACCGGGGTTTGATGTCTGAACTCTAGACTTCACCCATACGTCCCCTTTCCCATAATGGGATGGCAGAATTCCTGAGATGCCTTTCGTACAACTGTGCCCTGCTGTAAGTGTGGCAGTGTGCACACCATATGCCCCCCcatattgggaactgtagttttcccatcatggagctacaattaccagcacccttaacaaactatagttcccaggggtgtggaatgtgcttgaaatgtgtggTATGTGCACAGCCCAAGTGTAATTACATGTAACTGAAACACATGCATATCTTTTCTCtcctttgtcagtttttattttctaAGCCCAATGAGGCAGGGACCTGCCCTCTTCTACTTTGTAAAGGTGCTATATACTGTTATGATGCTGTATACAGAAACCTGCAAAGTTGTGCCCTGGCTTTCCCTGTGGTCCACCAGATAATCTCCAAGCTGTGCTGGTGACCTTCCAAGTTCCTCTGTGGCCCCACCTTGATGGCCAGTTTATGGGGTTTAAAACCAAAAGCCTGGCAACCATAAGCATGCCTGACACTTGAGGTCCTGCTGTCTATGACTTCTCTAAATGCTGTATGAGAAGGAATCAGTACCAATGCCTGATTTGTGAAAAAGTGGTCTGATGTGCATCTTTCTTCCTAGGAAAAGCAAGAATTCTGGTTCAATTCTCTGCCTGTTCTAATTCAAAGTACTGCTTTCAAGAAAGATAATGAAAGGATTTTCTACATATAGAATGGATATAATCTGTCAACCTGGCTAGTAGCAAATATTTAGATATGGCAAAAAAGTGGTCTAAGCTCATGTGAACTGTTGGCGGCAAGAAGTGGAACCAACTCTACCTTCTGTGAGGTTGAttctactttctttttttttattcagCTTGCTCTGGAACCCAGCAGAGATGACAGAATATaaactggtggtggtgggtgctGGTGGCGTTGGGAAGAGTGCATTGACCATACAGTTGATTCAGAATCACTTTGTGGATGAGTATGACCCCACTATAGAGGTATGTGATCTTTGTAATGTTGGCAGCAACTTTCATGTGCCCCAGTCTGAATGCTTCTTTCGAGTGCTCATTTTCCTCAACTTGCCTGCTGCCTCCAAAGCTTTGGACTGTACTGCCTCGTCAGATCTGTATCCAGGGCTTCTTAAGTTCTGGCCATTCTTGGTTCTCTTCCTATTGCTCTGTCTCCCTCCATATGCTCTTTTGGGAACTCTCCATTCATTCTCATACGATCTTTTCATCATGTCCAGGATTGGCCCTTTTCTTCCTTGTTTCTGTGAATTAAAGTCTTGTCTCCAGCTGCTTCCTTGCTGGCATTCTCCTGTTGTGCTTTCTCTTCCCCATATCTCCCCCTTGAGGTCACttattaaactttctttttttgctcTTCCTCTTCTTGGTGCTTCTGAACCCAGGATTCATACCGCAAGCAAGTGGTAATCGATGGAGAGACATGTCTCTTGGATATCTTAGATACAGCCGGGCAGGAGGAGTACAGTGCCATGCGTGACCAGTACATGAGGACAGGAGAAGGCTTCCTGTGTGTCTTTGCAATCAACAACACAAAGTCTTTTGAAGATGTTCACCACTACAGGTAAGAGGGCAGCAGGCTTATCTGGCCTGTGTCTGTTTTCCTTCCTGTATAGCAGAGGATGAGGAACTTTTTTGGCCCAGTAGGTCAGATCTGCCCACCTATACCCCCATGAGTCCACTTTCACAGATGGGCAGGACaatccacctgtcagtcatctgatatCATAATGGCATTAAGTGACTCACACTTGCCAAAGTCGCTTGTTCAGTGCTTCCCGTATGCCCCCAAATTAGTGGGTTGTTGGGTGCTTCAAAGCAGCATGCAAaggctttgcaagccctgtgcttGATGCTTGAGAAGCACTGAGCAGAACACTTTGTGCAGCAGTTCCCAAGTGCCTGACAACCAGCTATTTCTTGGGTGTTTGGGAAGAGTTATGCAGTGGTGCCTCCTGCCTTTAgctgccccatacctgatgttGTATATGACACACCTGTAGGGCAGGTGGATGTGGCTTGTCCTCACAGGCTGTACATATATATTTGTTTGTGTTTGAAGAAAAAAGTATATTCTGTGACTATCGTGAGGCCTTGTATTGTTACACTGTTACAAGCCTGCTTAGCAGTTGCTGCTTagtgacaggttctgagaggaaAAAGACACAATCATTTAAAGATTTTATTAGATGGGGCCTGGATCAGGtaaattcattctgattggtctgAGTGACAGCAGACTCTGATTGGCGGGAGGCTTCAGTCAGTGGGGAGTCAACTGTCATGAGAGAGCCAGTTGGGAATTAGTTGGAAGCAGGGTTGGGAGTTGAGGATACAGAGAGTGGGGTCACGAGGGCAGTGTGAGGACTAAGACCAGAGAATAGCTGAGGAGAAAATTTAGGCTGGTACACTAAAACCCCAGGTAGTGTTAATGATTGTCTGGGAAAGATCAGAAGGGAGCTGGCGACTGAGTTGGTCAGAGAGGCCTGTGAAAAGGTATTTCCAGAGGAAGCTGACACAAGTGGTTTTTTTAAGTTACCTCAACTGTCCAAGCAGCCAGGAGGACCACCAAAGGAGTTTTGGGGTACAGAGGCAGATTGGCCCCAGTTGCTGGACTGTGTTGTGTGGGAATATTGGGGGGGCACTGGGAGGTTTACAGAAACTGACCTGAGAAAAAACCAATTAGAGGCTGAGGTCAGCAACAGTGTCTCTTTAGTCTTCAGAAATTGTCAGCAAACACCTTGAAAGTTCCAGTATAAGTATCAGCATTCCCTTATGTAAATAGTATCCTTTTAATATCTTAGTTTACAATCTTAGTTTAAGGTTTAACCTGTCTCAATAGGATTGGTGTCCATCTCATGCCTAAAGCCTTCAGTACATGGTACTCTGAGAGTTGAAAGTATTCTGTGAGAATTTGTGGAAGCGGAAAATTAAGGAAGCCTGTGTTTATGCGGAGTGAGGCTGAGAAGGACCCAGGATCTGGCACAGAGCAAATGGGGAGGCTTGGCAGACTGGATTAAGCCTGcgggctggagattccccacccctgctgtaaaatcTCTTCAGCCAAAAgagaaaatatattttccttccttTGTATCCTCTAGCAGTCATGGAGAAGCCCTCTTGACTGTCCCACTTGTTTGTTTACCTTCTGCTCAAGCCAAGGATTTCAGTGTAGTGGCACTACTACTTTGGAATACTGTTCCTATTGAGAGTAGAAAGGCCGCCTGCAATTCTGATTCATCATCTGTTTAGCAGGTCTTTTGTTTCGTCAAGTGTCTTTAGGAAATTAATTACATTCATTGTTGCTCATTTGGTTCtgctttttatgattttattatgttttaatgatTATTGTACTTTTTGATGTAAACTGCTGCAGTGTTTTTCACATGAGCCGGCAGTTTATAAATACccttataaattaaaaaaagggATGTTGACAAAAGGCTAGTATTCCAAGGACTGTTCTCAGATACTGAAAATGTGGTGGAGGTCGTTCATTTGATGGGGGTGTATACAAAAATTGGGATATATGGGTTTCTGTTCCTGAGTCTGGGACTGCTCTAAAGTTTTTCTTAAAAGTGGACGCATGTTTTAGCAGCAAACCAGattcaaattcaggttgtgctatTACACAAGAGAGTATAGATATGCATGCTTTACCTTGTTTTTTAACTGTAGAATGGCTCTTCCTTTTCTTTAGGGCCAAACTACGTGCACATAGTTGCATGTATCACTTTTCAAATAACTAGTGTGGTTTTTCTTTAAATgagcaatcaaaacaaaacaggagtttgTAACTTTGGCCagatctgtgctatacatttaaagcactgtcatacaactttaaacagtcatggcttcccccaaacaatcctgggaattatttgttaagggcactgagagttgttcggaaaccccattcccctcagaaagctacaattcccagagctctcttggaagagggattattaaaccactctgggaattacagctctgtgaggggaatagggatctcttaaCAACCCTCAGCAGTCTCactgtttccaggattctttgagggaaaccatgactatttaaagtggcatgacagtgctttaaatgtacaatgtAGATGTGCTCTTTAAGTGGTGAAATGATTACATGGCAGAGGCTGTTCAATAATTTTGATTCTATTTTCTAATTAGAATAGCTCCTTGTAACTACTTTTTTCCCCCACCAAAGGAAAGAAGCTGATTGTGTGAGATTCAGAGCAGCAGAAGGCCTAGCGGGGAGATGGTTAAGCAACTGCACCACCACTACCATACTTTCACTCACACTTGACAACCTCAAGGCTCTGGgggttaaacaaacaaaaaattgggGAGAAAGACGCATGCAACTGTATGCCTCATCTATTTTAGACCTCTGTTTATCTCCAGCCGGATGTGGAAAGGATAAACTGAACTCCTGATGTATACTTCATTAACATCAATAAACTCAACTATCGTTTACTTTATGGGGCAAACCAGGATAAGAATTTGGGAACTGCTGGTCTAGGAAATTTTAGGTACACCTGTTCATTTTTCATGCTTTGCCTCCTGTGTAATTCCAGGGAGCAGATCAACCGTGTGAAGGACTCTGATGATGTTCCAATGGTGCTTGTTGGCAATAAGTGTGATCTGCCGTCTCGGACAGTGGATACTAAACAAGCTCAGGAGCTTGCCAGAAGCTACGGAATCCCTTTTGTAGAGACCTCTGCCAAAACCAGACAGGTGCGGTGTTGTGAAAATGGGAGATGAATGGTCCTTGACTTGCTGTCTTTGTAGACCATGCAAATTATAACTGAATCTTGTCCAACCTTAATTGCTGCATCCTACTTTTGTATTAATTTCCCATTCTACATTTTCTGTTCATTGGCACATAGGCCAAAAGTAAGTGGGTTTGCTTTGTGTTGGCCATGTGCTGATGTGAACCAAGCATGGGGTTCACACCATAAACCAGCGCAATCACTCTGCTCATATATGAATGGAGTTAGGACTGGTCTTGGTGCAAGGTGACCATTCTTATTTGGGAATTGCTGTGTAATTAAAGTGGCTGTCCTTTGACCTCATGCTGTATCAGCTTAGTGATAGATGGTTATTAACATGGCAGTGTTCTGATGCTGCTATCCATTTCCAGTTGCAGAAAAACCTTCTGACATTGGAGGTAGATGTGAATAAATGGTTGATCTACTGGTTTACTACCTATAAGTTAGTGATGTGAAGGAAGTGCCTCAATTGGGGGCAGTGGTGGTGGGTGAAGATTCTTGTAGATATGAATATCTTTATTCCCCACCCACTCCACAGTACTGTTTCTGCCTACCTTTTTCCTATGTAAAAATTCAAGCCCCTgacatatttaatatttaaacagGAAAACTAATGTCTTCTGTTTGTGTCTTTTCTCCATTTTTTTGGTGGGGTATATTCATTCATCTTAAAGGGAGTGGAGGATGCTTTCTACACCCTGGTGCGAGAAATCCGAAAACACAAGGAAAAGATCAGCAATGGCCGTAAGAAGAAATCTTCTAAAAGGAAGTGTATTATCCTCTgaaggagagagactctgttgcacTGTTGGCAGTGCAAAAAGCCCCTTTTGAGTCTGGGTATTTTCCCAAGCTGCAAGATGAATTCTGATGGCCATGCCCCCTTACTCATTTTCAGCTGGAAGGCAAAGGTTGTTTTGAGTTCTTAATGTCaattacttttattatttttaaaactgggACATTGTGTCCAACACAAGGATTTGTAACATTCAATGTTTTGTTACTACTTGcccctttataaaaaaaaaaaaagattgtttcCAGCCCTTAGGATTATAGAGGTCCCTCCTAAAAGGAACCTGGTGTAGCTTGATCCTGCAGGTTAGAGGGAAGTGATAGCATGAAGGCAGTGTCTTAGTCAGAACCTTAGGGGCCTTTCTCATTTTTTGTAGCATTTTCCCAAACTTAGTTCTCTGGGAGACTGAAAAGGAAGCAGCATAGACTTGGCACcagtgggttttttgtttgtttctgttttttgttaGTAATGAAATAAGGGTAACTTTGGACAGAAGATGATCTATTGAAGGAGGAATTGTGGAATGCCAAGAGAAATGTGGAAAGCCAAACCCTCTCTGTAGCTGAATATTTCATCCCACTGTATTAAAATAGATGGTGCTGTTATTTTTCTTCTGGGTGGTTGAAATTCTGTATTTAAGTTTCTCTTTCTGGTTTTCATTTGGGCTGTTATTCGTAACTTCTGAGCAAAGGCTGTTCACCTTCAAATGACCCAGGAAATGCAGTTTTGCTCAGCAAGTTTTATCAGAAATATGTGGTGATGGGGAGATAGCAACAAAGTATGAGAGAGGTACTCTTAGGTGGTTGTTATAGGCTTCCTCCATCCAAAGGCAGTGGCATCTGAAGTCTGTCAAAAACAACTGTTGGAGATAGCTAAATATTTGCGTTTAAAGAAGTGTCCTAATATAACCTGCCACTCACTCTTGCTCTCCTTTACTAAATGGGTCTAGGGAGTATAGCAGTGTGGACTCTCTTTATAAACAGAAGGGAGAAATATGATCCAGTGGTCTCTTAATCATCTCTCTTTTTTAGTTCCCTGAATATTTTGCCTTGTCCTTGGGTTGCTGGCGTGGAAACATATAGGTACTTAAAGATTGGCATGGAGAAAACAGTTTGAATTTATGATCCTGTTAGTGCTTATAAGACATCAGAATTATGTCCTGGTTTGTATttgaccttatcctccatgccCCCCAgccaaaaaacaaagaaaaatctcACCTTTGGAATCCTGTTGATTTGGTCTTTTTCCATGGTCCTGAGGATCTGTATAATAAACGCTACCACTTGGAATAAACCTGTGAATAAGCTACTTGATCTGAGACCTGACATCTTTTTCTAAAGGGGTGTGTGCGCTAGTTTCAGAACAATGGAGCAATTCCTTCAGGTTTGCAGTACTTATTTGTCTTGGCTACTGTCTTTCTTGGAACAGATTGTCCTGGGAAGCTGCAAAACGTGGAGGCTTTTAAGGAAATGGTATTTGTCAGTTCAGAATGATCCTAGGATCAACAAAAACTTCCCTCAAAACAGGGTACCTTTCAGCCAGGAGATTCAATATTAGagttgcctttttccagcttaacTCACAATTGtgtggatctccccccccccccccagtcactgCATCCTTCTGTATGGTTAAAGAACCTCTGGAATAGCTACAACCCTTCTTGTTAAAGCTGCTTCTAGGTAACATGTACTTCATTGGGttgcatttttagttgtttttatataTTCTCAGTTCCCCTCCAACCTTTTTGAACATGATTTTTTAACAGAAATTGTACAAACATGATAAATCTTTTGAAGAATCCTTTCTAAACTTTCCAGTACAGTATATCGAGAGCTCGGGTTGTGTACTAACTGAAAACAGATGATAAGGGAAAACCAAGCTCTCTGTAAGTGGCCTCCTCTGAGGCACCCCAGTTCTTGTTTCAGGAATCaggttttgggggtgggggcacagCCTTTCAAGTAAATTTATTGTGTAGTGCAGATAAAATGGCTCATTCCTTGCCTTAATTCATTGGAAGTGATGGATGCTGCTTCCCTGAAAGGAATTTACCTAGTTCTGAGGGCTACCCTTTTGCTCTTTTTGCCCTATTCATACTAGAACTCCTTATTTCTGAGGCATTGCTTTGCCACTATGTGTGAAAATGTCTTTGTTTCCACATGGCAATTGATATTGTGATGTATCACCTATATTGTTGCATAATTCCATGCCACGTTTAAGTCATGTGAGCTCTTGGGCTTTCTGAGATAAATGCATGTGTGTCTGCACAGAGCATTTTGTGCTTGGTGTCAATTAAATTTTCCCCTTTCTAAAGATTTAAAACCTTAACTTGTGCACATACATAATTAGTGGTGAACCCATCTATTATTTTTCCCCCTAGATCTTAACCAGTACTCCTGggattcagatttttttaaaagtgggtatTTCATTATGCCACTGAAATGGCAAACTGTCCTCAAGGAAATGCCAGCAGCTAAACAATTCTCCTTTCCTCTCTTCGTATTAGAACTGAATAACTCATGTTATTCCGTCACATCTCTGGGGCAGGATTAGCATATAGTAgctcttgatttatttatttatttgatttatatcccacccttcctcccagcaggagcccaggcacaTAGCCCAATGTCTTCTGAGCCTCCCAAATGTCTAGAAGATCCAAAATCTCCTGGAGTCTCCACAACCAAAACAAGTTTAAATGACTGAGCCTTCTACTAGCTGGTCAAGGAAGGTTAGGAAATTAAGTTGTCATTGTCACCGATTTCTGCTCACAGAGACACCCTCCCTACCTCCCCTCAAGGTGGAGTAGAAAGGCTGCCAAACAGTTTCTGCAGGCTAAAATTACTGCTGCATTCAAGTACAATAGCATGTCACTTGTCCACAGTGCAGAAATTTGCACAATGGCAGTGCAAGAGACAGAAAAACTATTAAGGTCAGAAAAAACAATAGAGGCAGAAATCATGGGAATACAACGGGTATGACAAATGAGTGACTAAGTTGTTACGGTAACAAAGGGAAAAGGCTCTGTTCACAGTTGCCTATGCTTCTTGACAGAACAAAAGAAAAATCCAGAAGTGCATTAGAAAAGGATTTATGATAAGAAGTCTTGTTTAGTGGAGGGAATTGATAACCTGGATGTTTGATCTTTAGTGAATAATGTTGACTCTGGAGGTTGAAATTAAACTTGGGAGTACTAGCAGAAACAGCTAGGTTCCTGCAATTCAGCTTTTTGGGTGGAGGTGGAGCAAATAACAGCATGCTGTCTCGATTATAAAAGGAATCTAAACATTTGCAACACAAGCCGCCTGCAAGAGAAATACAGAGTAGAAGATGAGATTTGAGTAAGAAAGGGGAAGATTTGTGTGGcgcttgggtgtgtgtgtaagcTTTTTTTAACACTATCCAGTAGAGTTCTTGGAGGCTTACAGTAATGGATAATAAAACTGTTAAACCAATAAATCCCAGAGCGGAAAATGTCCAGTCCCTTCAAAAGCACACTTGAACAGGAATATCTCAAAGTGGAACTCCACATCTTTGCAAATGCAGGATTCTCTAATGTGTGCTATGTAACACTACTGTGGCGGGGGAGTAGGGGCTGCAGAAAGCTATTAAGGGGGAGAGGTGATTGGTGCCTCCAAGCTCTCTTTCCTTTATGCTGGACTACTTTCTGGCCTTGGAGCTTGCTGACTACAGGAAGAGATAGCCAGGGCAGAAGTAGGGTCAGTGGAAAGAAAGAGGTGTCTTAAGAGTTAAGCACCCCCTCCTGCTGattgtcccttccccctacaTTAACTGACAAATGCAAGTGTGGGGAGCCTGTTTGTTGCATAACTTGTAGTTCACATTTGCAGCGGATGCAAAATCCTGCAATAGTCAGAATAAGTTAAGTCTGTATGGCAAGCTGATTCCAGAGGGTACAAGCCACTCTATCCAGGAGGATGACTGGATGCTGTAGAAAGGAGGGGCCAGGTGCCCATGGACAAAGAGCCTTTTACAGAGATTGCATAGTTGTAAGTTCCATCCTTTTAATAAGGGTTACATTTTGGAAGAAGGGAGTTGAGATTCTCAGAATTTCAAATGCGCCCAGGATGCATGTTAAAAAAATTATGTGCCTGTGTAgtcatataaaacaaaacaacccccctAACTACTATGCCTCTAGCCTTCTTTAAGATGGCTTGTTGTCCTAATGCTAAATTTTAAGTGGAAACGTTCTGGAAACCAGCCCCAGTTCCTTTAGCCACACTCTTGTGCTTTTGTTTATATGGAAACAGATCCACTTTTGCTTTTCTTGAATATGCTTTTTATTAGGCTTAGGAGGCTTCTCTTAAAGATGCATACATATACAACATTAGGAAACTGATGTAGTCAATTATTTTTCACAAGAAGGCAAACAAACACCCAAATGTTAAATGACCCCCATCTCCAGAACCTCATCAACAGAGTGTTTACCACCTATAAGATAGGAGCAATGAGCTGCTTGAAGGTCCCACAGCCTTGTCAAAATTCTTTTGTGAATGTTGTTTCCACATGAACATTAAACTTAAAAGTGCTTCGCTCAGGTTTTTTGTACAGGTACTTTTATCTGCCATGTGTCAGGGCTTCCCTGACAGCTGCCTTTCCTCTGTACAAATTGGGAAATGGAGTGGGATTAGATAGGTGGTGGGCGTAAGTACCAAAGTTGCAACTGAGACCAAGAGCTTCCCTTGGGTTCAATCCAAACAGGATGTTGGTTGAAGGGTAGAACTAAGCAGAACATTGCCAGCAGTGAAACGAATGTAAGGACTCCTAGAAGCACCAGTTTCTGAAGGATGAACAGTAATAGACAGCCAAATGGGGCATCAAGGAACCTGTGTGGAAAGAGAGGACATTGTGTTAGTCTCATGCCTGTGGGATAGGTTCATGCCACCAATTTCAGCAAAGCCATAGTAGCCTTCGGACAATAAGAGAGGAAATAGCAACTGGGGAAAATCTAGGGAAGTAAATGGAAGCAGCTATGGATTTTAGATAAGGCAGTAGAATATAGAGGCATTTAGGGGATTTCACAAGTTAGGTGTAGCTAGGAGCCTCTTCTTAAATTATGGCTTAACAGAAAGGAATGTTTTGCTATGCTTGGAACCATGGTGCAGCCATCAGAGTGCAAAGTATCTAAAAGTATAAATTTTAGAAATATCCACATATGGAAATTATGACTGGcccttttaaaatgtgtgtgaattaaaatggatccaGCCTCTACACATGACACCTTTAAAGGAGAAGAGAGGTAACCTATAGATGTGCAGCTTTCCAAGACTGATGTGCTAAGCCTGCGTTTTGTACTTTGGTATCTCAGCCTGCGTATGTAAGATGCAGTCCTACTTCATTAACACAATGAAGGTAGGTTCTCCCAAGTCCAAAATAAAAACGTGTTGGAAAGTAATTGTAGTCAGTTATAGGGGAAAGTGCTTTAGCATCTCCAGCCCTAACAAGTCTCAGTGCTTTCCCCTCAGATCCTGTCCTTTCAACTTTAGATATTTTAAAATTACTTACCAAGTATGCATATCCTTGGACTTTTCTACTTAGCAGCTAGGAAAGGGAGCTGTGGAAACATTTGCCTACTCCAAGGAGTCTTTGTTTTGCATCTCAAGTTGAGAAAGACAGGCTGCTTACCTGTAACTGCAGTGCTTTGATGGTCAACTGTGTAGTTGCATGCTGGACTATGTGCCTGCATGGAACCCGGCTCAGGGAAACTTCGAAAGCTAGATGTGAGTTTGGTGTGTACCCTGTACTCaccctccatacacacacaacaagGGCAATAGCTCCCACCTCCTGATCAAGTCAAAATTCTTGAACCCTACAGTGGCCATATAAGAAAGTGAAGCAGAATACAACAGGCACAATGCTTCGTGCAGCAGGGAGGGAACAATGGTGAGTTGTGTGGCTACACAGATTACCAGTTGAAGAATTATGGTTACAGATAAGCAATCTATTTTCATGGACTGTGTAGGCCCACATATGGGACTCATGGGAGGCAGGGCAAATCCCAAGAAGCCAAGGAACTGAGTAGAGCAGAGCCTTCCAAAGAAGGAATCTGCCCTGGTTCTGACATCAAGTCTGCAGTGACAGAAAAAGGTAGAGTGTTGTGATCAAGTGGTTGCCCAAGAGTGGTCCACCACTGCAACTCTCAGGAGGAATACTGTTGATGCTGTGATAGCCCTCATGGAATGAGCTCTGACCTGTGCTGGAGTGGAGAGTTGTAAGAGGTAGAGTTAAAACCCAGTGAGAAAACACTTGGGTTGAGATTCATTTGCTCTTTTTCTTAAAGATCCTTATAACAGGAACAGTTACGGACTCTTCCTGAAATTTGCAGTTCTGTCCAAATAAAAAGAAAGCTTGACAGATATCTAAGTTATGTAAAAATATTTCTAACTGGAGAAGGGTTAGGAAAGAGTACCAGCAGAGTAATGCTTTGATTGAGGTGGAAATAGAACACTACTTTAGTTAGGAGATCTTTGGTCTCAGCCACCTAATCTCTGTGCAAGCATAGATACAGTAAAATCTAAATGTACACAGCTCACTTGCTCTTCATGCAGAAGCTACTGCAACAAGAAAAGCTACCTTCAGTGATAGGAGCCAAAGGATGACATGGCAAGAGGCCCAAAATAAGGAAGGGGGCCACAACACTAATGAGAGGCTACAAGTGGGATTAGCGGAGCGGACTATGGGGACAGCTTTGAAAGCCTCTTCAAGAACTTTGTTACAATAGgatgagggggggaaacccaaacCATTATCAACTGTACAGTGACTGGTGGAAACAGCTGCTAGATAAACCCTACTTTTGAAGAAACAACAGGAAGTCTCATAGTAGCAATGGACATGTGCAAGTATCAACTGTTTGTTTTGTGGATTCCAGAAATTTGGCCTACTTGACTATATATGATACTTTGGTTCACAGCTGTGAGCAGTTTGAAGGACCTCAATGCCCTCAGAGAAGGTGGTACTGGATAAGTCACACCATTAATCAAAGGCTACAGAGATTCAGGTGCAGAATCCTGTCTTTGTCCTAAGACACCAGGTCTCTCTCATCTTGACAGCCAGTAATAGGTATGATCCAAGATTCTCATGCGCGTTCAAATCATGGTCAGAAGATAAGAATGCAATGCGTCTGATTTCT belongs to Rhineura floridana isolate rRhiFlo1 chromosome 11, rRhiFlo1.hap2, whole genome shotgun sequence and includes:
- the LOC133367253 gene encoding GTPase HRas-like, with the protein product MTEYKLVVVGAGGVGKSALTIQLIQNHFVDEYDPTIEDSYRKQVVIDGETCLLDILDTAGQEEYSAMRDQYMRTGEGFLCVFAINNTKSFEDVHHYREQINRVKDSDDVPMVLVGNKCDLPSRTVDTKQAQELARSYGIPFVETSAKTRQGVEDAFYTLVREIRKHKEKISNGRKKKSSKRKCIIL